From a single Gimesia fumaroli genomic region:
- a CDS encoding carboxypeptidase-like regulatory domain-containing protein, whose amino-acid sequence MIAKVRSQKINLWCMIILLGISGCFGGGESLPELANVTGTVTLDGNPLQGANVLFQPQQGKTAFAMTDENGKFELMYSQDTAGTVPGSYTVKVSKEKNPEEPGNNLVPPKYNENTTLKADVKSGEENDFQFDLTSK is encoded by the coding sequence ATGATCGCGAAAGTGCGTTCTCAGAAAATAAATTTGTGGTGCATGATCATCCTCTTGGGGATTTCCGGTTGTTTCGGTGGTGGGGAATCATTGCCGGAACTGGCGAACGTGACCGGAACGGTCACTCTGGATGGCAACCCTCTTCAGGGGGCGAATGTTCTATTTCAACCTCAGCAGGGGAAAACGGCTTTTGCGATGACCGATGAAAACGGTAAGTTTGAGCTGATGTATAGTCAAGATACAGCCGGAACTGTTCCGGGGAGTTATACGGTTAAAGTTTCTAAAGAGAAAAATCCCGAGGAACCTGGCAATAATCTGGTTCCCCCCAAATACAATGAAAACACGACATTGAAGGCGGATGTCAAATCCGGAGAGGAAAACGACTTCCAGTTTGACTTAACCAGCAAGTAA
- a CDS encoding CDP-alcohol phosphatidyltransferase family protein: MCSPPNPTKSKVSVYASGEQAMMDASQSRRHLLLLPLLKRFVQWGITANHLTGLSLLCGIGFCFSYGMPWDQAKLLAFSLLLLHVLLDGIDGPLARFQKIAGNRGSFTDTISDQLVVTFTTITLIHYGEATIIAGSLYLFFYTLVVAFAMIRSSLAIPYSWLVRPRFIVYAWLPVETYFLPGTLNYLLWIFTFLLGWKSLTGFYKIRKKL, encoded by the coding sequence ATGTGCTCTCCCCCCAATCCAACCAAAAGTAAGGTCTCTGTTTATGCCAGTGGCGAGCAGGCGATGATGGATGCCTCGCAGTCCCGCCGCCATCTGCTGCTGTTGCCGTTGTTAAAACGGTTTGTGCAATGGGGTATTACCGCCAATCACCTTACCGGCCTGTCTCTGCTTTGCGGAATCGGCTTCTGCTTTAGCTATGGAATGCCTTGGGATCAGGCAAAACTACTGGCGTTCAGCTTGCTTCTGCTGCATGTGCTACTGGATGGAATCGATGGTCCCCTGGCTCGCTTTCAGAAAATCGCCGGCAATCGCGGTTCCTTTACCGATACAATCTCAGACCAGCTTGTTGTGACATTTACGACGATCACTCTGATTCACTATGGGGAAGCAACGATCATCGCGGGGAGCCTGTATCTGTTTTTCTACACACTCGTCGTTGCATTTGCCATGATCCGCAGTTCGCTGGCAATCCCCTACAGTTGGCTCGTTCGTCCCAGATTCATCGTTTATGCCTGGCTGCCCGTCGAAACGTATTTCCTTCCCGGAACATTAAACTACCTGCTCTGGATCTTTACTTTTCTCCTGGGATGGAAGTCCCTGACCGGTTTTTACAAGATCCGGAAAAAGCTATGA
- a CDS encoding tetratricopeptide repeat protein: MTRSQWSLIIVLFFSVTLVTAGLYLRTDPKENTPHSAPPSENPQEEKFSLVHTIPPAPSTEGYVGSQACQECHAEICKTYQSHPMSFSSQPVLGDLVFEDYEHKTSFQSPLTHVYEVEKKEGKVYHHEKRMTPEEELVYDKSEPIDFAIGSGKRGRSYVINHAGLLFMSPISWYTGKQRWDLSPGYQPGHHKQFERRLIDGCIQCHIGSVSKTKGIKDHFDPTPFKETAIGCERCHGPGEPHIQWHLASEKQQKPDPIVNPINLSPAARDAVCYQCHLTGEGRILRYGRGEFDFRPGNLIEDLWIVFQEGDRITDTGDTQAVSQVEQMHRSQCYLKSAGQMGCISCHDPHQFPSKSERISYFESRCLKCHGESTTECTRPEDSPEQAKESCISCHMPKRSAFSVPHTSLTDHRIIRHKNQPPQTSAQTERFSDFRKPEDENAAYDIQRARGFFYVSLAETRNDLKYAQQALQLLLPLLHKDSTDEDLITQVGLAYNLLGEKAKAKAILERALKVNPNSETALRKLTEICHDTGDYKSGIEYGKRFIEINPWRSLIYGRLVHMLGLTQQFDEGIEYANRGLKINPSIWQLHGWLAQVYEQRGQTELSQQHQKKLQPFLPQR, encoded by the coding sequence ATGACGCGTTCTCAATGGTCTCTGATTATCGTTCTCTTTTTTTCGGTCACACTTGTGACGGCTGGTCTGTATTTACGCACCGACCCCAAAGAGAACACGCCCCATTCTGCTCCGCCATCAGAGAATCCGCAGGAAGAGAAATTCAGCCTGGTTCACACCATCCCGCCCGCGCCCTCGACGGAAGGCTATGTGGGAAGCCAGGCCTGCCAGGAATGCCATGCAGAAATTTGCAAGACCTATCAATCACATCCGATGTCGTTTTCCTCGCAGCCAGTCCTTGGAGACTTAGTCTTTGAAGATTACGAACACAAAACCAGTTTCCAGTCTCCCCTGACACACGTGTATGAAGTCGAGAAAAAAGAGGGCAAAGTCTATCATCATGAAAAACGCATGACGCCGGAAGAGGAGCTGGTCTATGACAAATCCGAGCCGATTGACTTTGCCATCGGCTCAGGCAAACGGGGGCGATCCTATGTCATCAACCATGCAGGGCTGCTGTTCATGTCGCCCATTTCCTGGTATACCGGCAAGCAACGCTGGGATCTCTCTCCCGGCTATCAACCCGGGCATCACAAGCAATTTGAGCGACGGCTGATTGATGGCTGCATCCAGTGCCATATTGGCTCGGTTTCCAAAACAAAAGGAATCAAAGACCACTTTGATCCCACCCCATTCAAAGAAACCGCCATCGGTTGTGAGCGCTGTCATGGTCCCGGAGAACCACATATTCAATGGCACTTAGCCAGTGAAAAGCAACAGAAGCCCGATCCGATTGTAAATCCGATCAACTTATCCCCGGCTGCCCGGGACGCGGTCTGTTATCAATGTCACCTGACAGGTGAAGGCCGCATTCTTCGCTACGGTCGCGGTGAGTTCGATTTTCGCCCTGGCAATCTGATTGAAGATTTATGGATTGTATTTCAGGAAGGAGATCGCATCACCGACACGGGAGATACCCAGGCTGTCAGTCAGGTCGAACAAATGCATCGTAGCCAATGCTATCTAAAGAGCGCAGGTCAGATGGGGTGCATTTCATGCCACGATCCTCATCAATTCCCCAGCAAGTCAGAGCGCATCTCGTATTTTGAATCGCGCTGCCTTAAATGCCATGGCGAGTCAACAACCGAATGTACGCGGCCCGAAGATTCTCCTGAACAGGCGAAAGAGTCTTGTATCTCCTGCCATATGCCCAAGCGATCTGCCTTTTCAGTCCCGCATACTTCTTTAACGGACCATCGCATCATTAGACATAAAAATCAGCCGCCTCAAACATCTGCTCAAACAGAACGATTTTCTGACTTTCGAAAACCCGAAGATGAAAATGCCGCTTATGACATCCAGCGTGCACGAGGCTTCTTTTACGTCTCACTGGCTGAAACCAGAAATGACTTAAAATATGCACAGCAGGCCCTGCAACTCCTGCTGCCTTTATTACACAAAGATAGTACAGATGAAGATTTAATCACACAAGTTGGCCTGGCTTATAACCTGCTTGGCGAGAAAGCAAAAGCAAAAGCGATATTAGAACGCGCCCTGAAAGTGAATCCGAATTCAGAAACCGCATTACGGAAACTGACGGAGATTTGTCATGACACGGGGGATTACAAATCAGGAATTGAATACGGAAAACGCTTTATCGAAATCAATCCCTGGCGCAGCCTGATTTATGGACGACTGGTACACATGCTGGGGCTGACACAGCAATTCGATGAAGGCATCGAGTACGCAAACCGCGGACTCAAGATTAACCCTTCGATCTGGCAATTACACGGCTGGCTGGCCCAGGTATACGAACAACGGGGACAAACGGAACTCAGCCAGCAACACCAGAAAAAACTACAACCGTTTCTTCCTCAACGTTAA
- a CDS encoding CRTAC1 family protein, with product MCPNLDRTGRLFFTFLLFPLLVSCDLIDDNSSPDKTASHEKTVNSPPSKSKFSQGLTSDVFREETIDRSHIEVPQFRDVHAQAGIEFVYENGAKGDQLMVEAIGGGAGWLDYDRDSLIDVYCVQGGDPVSHSAELGQNQVFRNRGNGIFEKLPAEIGAANGGYGQGVTIADFNNDGFDDIYVSNVGKNAFYQNMGDGTFEDISEASGTTNSLIWSSSAAWGDLNRDGNLDLYVCNYVKFDVRNPKFCTDKKGIKRICHPNEMEAEYNEIYFSLGNGHFKVAGDEWGLRGEDGKSLGVVIADLDQDQYSDIYVANDVTPNFLFLNHEGQSFRDAAIEKGCAMSGDGNNQASMGIAIGDYDRNGFLDLYVTHYTDDFNTLYANLGEAGFYDATKTTGLHQPTIPFLAFGTIMGDFNHDRHMNLVVANGHIDRMEDLGYAWKMSPFLFSYQGGQWVDCSADAGPYFQRQFIGRGIAAGDYDNDGDQDLFIVNQTEPAALLRNDSQGNHWLKVMLTGTISNRSAIGTKVEVRQNGERFYQEVVGGSSYASSSQYALFFGLGKMDADCQVKITWPSGETQVLEQVPVDQVLKLIEPAASDLTLRKKRL from the coding sequence ATGTGCCCGAATCTGGATCGAACGGGGCGTTTATTTTTCACATTTCTTTTGTTTCCGCTTCTTGTCTCCTGTGATTTGATCGATGACAATTCGTCTCCAGACAAAACGGCGTCGCACGAAAAAACTGTGAATTCTCCCCCGAGTAAATCAAAATTCTCCCAGGGACTCACCTCGGATGTCTTTAGAGAGGAAACGATTGACCGGTCTCACATAGAGGTTCCGCAATTCCGTGATGTGCATGCGCAGGCAGGAATTGAATTTGTCTATGAGAATGGTGCCAAAGGGGATCAGCTCATGGTAGAAGCAATTGGTGGGGGCGCTGGTTGGCTTGATTATGATCGGGATTCCCTGATCGACGTCTATTGTGTCCAGGGAGGCGACCCGGTTTCCCATTCAGCGGAGCTGGGGCAGAACCAGGTATTTCGAAATCGGGGCAATGGTATCTTTGAGAAACTTCCTGCAGAAATCGGTGCTGCAAATGGGGGATATGGTCAAGGGGTCACCATCGCAGATTTTAATAACGATGGTTTTGATGACATCTATGTTTCGAATGTCGGAAAAAATGCATTCTACCAGAATATGGGAGATGGGACCTTTGAAGATATCTCGGAGGCTTCGGGGACAACCAATTCATTGATTTGGAGTTCCAGTGCTGCCTGGGGTGATTTGAACCGGGACGGAAATCTCGATTTATATGTCTGCAATTATGTCAAATTTGATGTGCGGAACCCCAAGTTTTGTACTGACAAGAAGGGCATTAAGCGGATCTGTCATCCGAACGAAATGGAAGCCGAGTACAATGAGATTTATTTCAGTCTGGGAAATGGTCACTTCAAGGTAGCCGGGGATGAGTGGGGGTTACGTGGCGAGGACGGGAAATCGCTAGGGGTTGTCATTGCTGATCTGGATCAGGACCAGTATTCCGATATTTATGTTGCCAATGATGTGACTCCCAATTTTTTGTTTCTGAATCACGAAGGGCAGTCTTTTCGAGATGCAGCGATCGAAAAAGGCTGCGCCATGAGTGGAGACGGCAATAATCAGGCCAGCATGGGGATTGCCATCGGTGATTATGATCGCAATGGATTTCTGGATTTGTATGTCACTCATTATACTGATGACTTCAACACACTCTATGCAAATCTGGGCGAAGCAGGATTTTATGATGCCACAAAAACGACTGGGTTACACCAGCCGACGATTCCATTTCTTGCCTTTGGGACCATTATGGGCGACTTCAATCATGACCGTCACATGAATCTGGTTGTGGCGAATGGACATATCGATCGCATGGAAGACCTGGGCTATGCCTGGAAGATGTCACCATTTTTATTTTCTTATCAGGGAGGCCAGTGGGTCGACTGCAGTGCAGACGCGGGTCCTTATTTCCAACGGCAGTTTATTGGTCGTGGGATCGCAGCCGGCGATTATGATAATGATGGTGATCAGGATCTGTTTATTGTAAATCAGACCGAGCCCGCGGCACTTTTGCGGAATGATTCCCAAGGCAATCACTGGTTAAAAGTGATGCTCACCGGGACGATCAGTAATCGGTCCGCCATTGGCACCAAGGTGGAGGTCAGGCAGAACGGCGAACGGTTTTATCAGGAAGTCGTGGGAGGCAGCAGTTACGCTTCCAGCAGCCAATATGCACTCTTTTTTGGTCTGGGAAAGATGGATGCTGACTGTCAGGTCAAAATTACCTGGCCCAGTGGAGAAACGCAGGTGCTGGAGCAGGTTCCCGTTGATCAGGTTCTGAAGTTGATCGAACCGGCGGCATCCGATTTAACGTTGAGGAAGAAACGGTTGTAG
- a CDS encoding DUF1559 domain-containing protein gives MRRVSSLFRMRQRAFTLIELLVVIAIIAILIALLLPAVQQAREAARRSTCKNNMKQLGVAIHNYHETHGTFPLNYDATRSPGQIGCSVSWISMTLPFMDQAPLYNQMNFDDITNTSGSASNNPGMDSVSNDSARTTPIPILLCPSNPQPKLASLAMHYDYGGNNGNSRALQAARTDYVGSMGFIWTGWKDCGDTGQNGAPWIDPGRDITHNDLSRVGGLFWWRGSARIRDIVDGASNTVAIYENHHWNFSKKFPSEINKCAAWISPLGAIDTHTSAINADPEEVAAGNGADDTRCTNWSSTHVGGAHCLLTDGSVRFVSENLDLGINKALVTKAGGETLGEF, from the coding sequence ATGAGAAGAGTTTCATCCTTATTTCGAATGCGACAGCGAGCATTCACATTAATTGAATTGCTGGTTGTCATTGCGATCATCGCAATTTTGATCGCCTTGCTATTACCTGCCGTTCAGCAGGCACGTGAAGCGGCACGTCGTTCTACCTGTAAAAATAATATGAAGCAGTTAGGGGTTGCCATTCACAACTACCATGAAACACATGGGACGTTTCCTCTGAACTACGATGCTACCCGTAGTCCGGGTCAGATCGGGTGTTCGGTTTCCTGGATTTCCATGACACTGCCGTTTATGGATCAGGCACCTCTGTATAATCAAATGAACTTTGATGACATTACCAATACGTCAGGCTCTGCCTCTAATAATCCAGGTATGGACAGTGTTTCCAATGATTCGGCCAGGACGACTCCTATTCCGATATTACTCTGTCCCAGTAACCCGCAACCCAAATTGGCCAGCCTTGCGATGCACTACGACTACGGAGGGAATAATGGGAATTCACGCGCTCTCCAGGCAGCTAGAACCGATTACGTAGGCAGTATGGGCTTTATCTGGACTGGTTGGAAAGACTGTGGTGATACGGGGCAGAATGGTGCACCATGGATCGACCCAGGCAGAGACATCACCCATAACGATCTCAGTCGTGTTGGTGGTCTTTTCTGGTGGCGTGGTTCCGCTCGCATTCGCGATATTGTTGATGGTGCCTCAAACACGGTTGCCATTTATGAAAATCATCACTGGAACTTCAGCAAGAAATTTCCATCGGAAATTAATAAATGTGCTGCCTGGATTAGTCCTTTAGGAGCCATTGATACCCACACCTCGGCTATCAATGCTGATCCTGAAGAAGTCGCAGCAGGCAATGGGGCAGACGATACGCGCTGCACCAACTGGAGCAGTACCCACGTCGGTGGAGCGCACTGTTTGTTGACAGACGGATCCGTTCGCTTTGTCAGTGAAAATCTGGATCTTGGGATTAATAAAGCATTAGTTACCAAAGCAGGTGGTGAAACATTAGGTGAGTTCTAA
- a CDS encoding DUF1559 domain-containing protein produces MLYSSSRKRGFTLIELLVVIAIIAILIALLLPAVQQAREAARRSTCKNNLKQLGLAFHNYHDTHRVFPPAAINPGSAKCASIYATDNIMNHTCYQMLLPFLDQAPLYNLYNWSTPSGPAKHSSCGHTTPPTASNQFSLLDANLPVFLCPSDSGTPIGTEPGGTYYSNGAHRTSYGVAANQYDSDKATSFQGDSYSKKGMLGLNGSAKISAITDGSSNTVMLIETPLLKTTNGSDTYVGFGPFWDTFTHTHFIRPTGQGINRPRDATYSQRVYGWGAGSFHVGGVHVLLGDGAVRFLSENADMTAVVQSLISVRGGEVIPEF; encoded by the coding sequence GTGTTGTATTCTTCTTCTCGTAAGCGCGGCTTTACTCTGATCGAATTGTTGGTCGTCATTGCCATTATTGCGATATTAATCGCACTGCTTCTACCTGCTGTTCAACAGGCACGCGAAGCGGCCCGTCGTAGTACCTGCAAAAATAATTTGAAGCAGTTGGGGCTGGCATTTCATAATTATCATGATACGCATCGGGTATTTCCGCCCGCCGCCATCAATCCAGGCAGTGCTAAATGTGCTTCTATTTATGCGACCGACAACATTATGAATCATACCTGTTACCAGATGCTGCTTCCATTTCTGGATCAGGCCCCACTTTACAACCTTTATAACTGGTCGACTCCCAGTGGGCCGGCAAAGCATTCCAGCTGTGGGCATACCACTCCTCCAACTGCATCGAATCAGTTTAGTCTGCTGGATGCCAATCTCCCTGTTTTTCTCTGTCCTTCTGACAGTGGAACTCCAATTGGAACAGAGCCCGGTGGGACTTATTATTCAAATGGTGCCCATCGGACCAGTTATGGTGTCGCTGCAAATCAGTACGATTCCGATAAAGCCACTTCGTTTCAGGGAGACAGCTATTCCAAAAAGGGAATGCTCGGCCTGAACGGGTCTGCGAAAATTTCTGCCATTACAGACGGTTCCAGCAATACTGTGATGCTGATTGAAACTCCGTTACTGAAAACCACCAACGGATCTGACACCTATGTTGGTTTTGGCCCTTTCTGGGATACATTTACTCATACACATTTCATTCGTCCGACTGGTCAGGGAATCAACCGGCCCCGCGATGCAACATATAGTCAACGGGTCTATGGCTGGGGCGCGGGAAGCTTTCACGTCGGTGGCGTTCATGTTCTGCTGGGAGATGGTGCCGTTCGTTTCCTGAGCGAAAATGCAGATATGACCGCGGTCGTTCAGTCGTTGATTTCCGTACGGGGTGGCGAAGTCATTCCGGAATTCTAA
- a CDS encoding tetratricopeptide repeat protein — translation MPSQEAKTPDKLLQLVLVCVFVAVILFPLASWWNQRQAHVLRELVSQSLKAEDWPAAEQAARKWTRREPENSDAWLDLAEACRQQNKFVETADALGQISDTDPRVLKSLAIRTDLLLSELQNPIKAIETCQRILKIDPRADRARQRLIYIDAMMLRRLEMVKEIRQAMELHCEPPEAYIYLLLSDSLNFGNGAPLVSSWLKSDPKNEDLQVAMAIYVARSGSHRSMVLNDSKVIKGGDQSLIANCLEKFPSNKEVLAFYLEKNLEQGDLERVAELLEAVPADAEDDNRFWRFKGRFLALKNQIDLAEESYRQALKRNPYDWLSRLGLAEILRRKGNTSEAQEMARLGAKGKAFSKELMQLENPKAINLPLLQEIGEYAQDCGDKQVLFSIQKRLDITTK, via the coding sequence ATGCCCTCTCAAGAAGCAAAGACTCCAGACAAACTGCTTCAGCTGGTACTGGTTTGTGTGTTCGTTGCGGTCATTCTATTTCCGCTGGCTTCCTGGTGGAATCAGCGTCAGGCCCATGTTCTTCGGGAACTCGTCAGTCAGTCTTTAAAAGCAGAAGACTGGCCCGCCGCGGAGCAAGCTGCCAGAAAATGGACCAGGCGCGAACCGGAAAATTCAGACGCCTGGCTCGATTTGGCAGAAGCCTGTCGGCAGCAGAATAAATTTGTGGAGACCGCAGACGCGTTAGGGCAGATCAGTGATACAGACCCTCGTGTTTTAAAATCACTGGCCATTCGAACCGACCTGCTGCTTTCTGAATTGCAGAATCCGATTAAGGCAATCGAAACCTGCCAACGGATCTTGAAAATTGACCCCCGGGCTGATCGGGCAAGGCAGCGTTTGATTTATATTGATGCCATGATGCTGCGCCGGCTGGAGATGGTCAAAGAAATCAGGCAGGCGATGGAACTGCATTGCGAACCACCCGAGGCCTACATCTATTTGTTGCTTTCCGATTCACTGAATTTCGGTAATGGGGCACCTCTTGTTTCCAGCTGGCTCAAAAGTGATCCCAAGAATGAGGATCTGCAAGTCGCGATGGCGATCTACGTTGCCCGGAGTGGGAGTCATCGATCGATGGTCTTGAATGATTCAAAAGTCATCAAAGGGGGAGATCAGTCGCTGATTGCGAATTGTTTGGAAAAATTCCCCAGTAATAAAGAAGTACTCGCTTTTTATCTGGAAAAAAATCTGGAACAGGGAGACCTGGAACGCGTTGCGGAATTACTGGAAGCGGTACCCGCGGATGCAGAGGATGATAATCGATTCTGGAGATTCAAAGGTCGCTTTCTCGCGCTAAAAAATCAGATTGATCTGGCAGAAGAATCCTATCGACAGGCGCTGAAACGGAATCCCTATGACTGGTTGTCCCGACTTGGTCTGGCGGAAATCTTAAGGCGGAAAGGAAATACCAGTGAAGCACAGGAAATGGCCCGGCTTGGTGCCAAAGGGAAAGCGTTTTCAAAAGAGTTGATGCAACTTGAAAATCCCAAAGCAATCAACCTCCCGTTATTGCAGGAGATAGGAGAATATGCGCAGGATTGTGGAGACAAACAAGTCCTGTTTTCTATTCAGAAGCGGCTCGATATAACTACTAAATAA
- a CDS encoding carboxypeptidase regulatory-like domain-containing protein, translating to MNKNRIVRLCGSFSLLICFSFALTGCGGGVDDAPTLYPVKGTIKKDGTGIKDVRVSFVPAEDGIPAVGVSGEDGSYELSNPKGGKGAQPGTYKVVLSVTADESSYSGGGDPSKAKLPFPKSYTSKTTTPKIAEVKEGENVVDIEF from the coding sequence TTGAACAAGAATCGTATTGTAAGGCTATGCGGATCATTTTCACTTCTAATTTGTTTTAGCTTTGCTTTAACAGGTTGCGGTGGTGGTGTAGACGATGCTCCCACTTTGTATCCGGTAAAAGGGACCATCAAAAAAGATGGGACAGGGATCAAAGATGTCCGGGTCTCTTTTGTACCTGCCGAAGATGGGATTCCTGCTGTCGGCGTCTCTGGTGAAGATGGCAGCTACGAATTAAGTAATCCTAAGGGAGGCAAAGGAGCCCAGCCCGGCACTTATAAAGTCGTTCTCTCGGTGACCGCAGATGAATCCAGTTACTCTGGTGGCGGTGATCCCAGTAAAGCAAAATTACCATTTCCAAAATCTTACACTTCAAAAACTACAACTCCTAAAATTGCTGAAGTGAAAGAAGGTGAAAACGTCGTCGATATTGAATTCTGA